The Rickettsiales bacterium genomic interval CTGCTTTCCCTGCGCAAAGGCTCCACGCTTACCAAAGAAATGTTCCTCAATCACCTCTATGGCGGGGTAGATGAACCGGAACTCAAAATCATCGACGTCTTCGTCTGCAAGCTACGCAAGAAGCTGACCATCGCTGCGGGCGGCGAAAACTATATCGACACTGTCTGGGGCCGCGGCTATGTGCTGAAAGAGTTCGACGGCAAGCCGGTCGATGTGGACGCTGAAGTGGAAGAAGAAGTATAGTTCCATGCGTCGTATTCTCATCCTATTTACAACTATCATAGCGGGGTTTCTCGTGGCAAAAACTGCATCTGCTGCTGACCTGGAAAACACCTTGTACATGGATCTCAAATCAGGCCGCGTCGTGATCCAGATGCGCCCGGATCTGGCTCCCAAAACCGTTGCGCGTATCAAAGAACTGACGCGCCAGAAATTCTACGATGGCATCAAATTCCATCGCGTGATCGAAGGCTTCATGGTGCAGGGCGGCGACCCGACCGGAACCGGCTTCAGCGGTTCGGGCAAAAAACTGAAAGCTGAATTCACCAACACTCCCGCCGTGCGCGGCGTAGTGGCCATGGCGCGTGCGAATGATCCGGACAGCGCAGACAGCCAGTTCTTCATCGTGACCAAAGATTCACGCTTCCTGGACAACCAGTACACCGTCTGGGGCCAGGTCACCAGCGGCATGGAATTCGTTGATAAAATCAAGAAAGGCGACCCCGCCCGCAACGGCGAAGTGTCCGATCCCGATACAATCGTAAAAATGCGCCTCGCATCGGACGAAAAAGCCGGGCTGGATTTTTAGTCAGATCACCGCTTCTTACACAACCATAACAGTGGTTAATCTGCGTGCATGATACGTTGATTCACTATATCCCCTATATCATAGGCGGAATACTGCTGCTGAATATTCTGACGTTTATCCTCTATGGAACAGATAAGCGCGCCGCGAGAAACGGTGGCTGGAGGATACCGGAAAGCACATTGCTATTTCTATCTTTATTAGGAGGTAGTCCCGCAGCGCTCATCGCAAGCAGATACTTTCGCCACAAAACGGCTAAGAACGCTTTCAGAGTAAGATTTATTTTGATCCTGCTGCTCCAGGCATGCCTGATAATATATTTTATATTGCGGCAATAATTCTCAGCGGCTGCGGCTCTGGTTCACTTGAACTCCCAGATAAACAGCCGTTGCTCCCAAAGCAACTGCAAGCACCGTTCTAAAAATGGAACCTGTTCTATCTGGTTTCCTCCCTCCCCCAAGCACAGCATTATTATATACCGCTTCCTTGTTTTCCTCCTCATAGGATTTACTCGCTCCTACTGCAGCGCCAACCGCAGCAGCACCGGCTGCCGCTGCCCACATATAGCTGGCATCATTATTCGATGTCTGATTCTGCGTAGAATTACGCCCCATTCTCTGACGCCAATTCTGCCCTCTGCCATTATTTGGCGGAGGCGGTACAGGCGATTGTGGCGGTTGTCCTCCAGAGGGAGGCTGTACAGGAGGTTGCGGAGGCGAACCGCCAAATGGAGGCGACACAGGAGACTGCGGAGGCGGACTGCCAACCGGGGGCGGCGAAGGAGGCTGCGGAGGCGAACTGCCAAACGGAGGAGGCGAAGGAGGCTGCGGAGCTGGACTGCTAAACGGAGCCGGTGCAGGAGACTGCGGAGGCGGACTGCTAAACGGAGCTGGCGCAGGAGACTGCGGAGGCGAACTGCCAAACGGAGGAGGTGCAGGAGGCTGCGGAGCTGGACTGCTAAACGGAGCCGGTGCAGGTGACTGCGGAGCTGGACTGCTAAACGGAGCCGGCGCAGGAGACTGCGGAGCTGGACTGCTAACTGGAGACTGCGCAGGACGCGCAGGTAATGGTGCTGAATTAGCTACATATGCCTCATTCCACCGGCTGCGATCAGGCATCGCAGAACGGTCGCCATTTTGAAAAACCGCCTCAAACCACCCTTGGAGTCCTTTGGGAATAAAAGCTTCATCGCGATGACCACGCTTTACACGCTTCGCAACATATTTATCTGCATCTTCGGCAGTCTGGTCTTTATATACAGAGCAATCATTCCGCATATATTCCAGAACTTCCTGATAGGGATGGTATCCGGCCAAAATGTTGAAGCTCAAGACCGCTAAAGAAAAATGGTCGCTTTCATCTGTGAATACCCCGTGTGCCGCCCGAGGATCCCTAATCTTTTCTTGAACTGTTTGTCCAAGCCACTCTTTTCCATTAGCTCTAATCTGGAAGGAATCCGTGTCAATGATTCTGGGTTCTAACTTTCCCGCTGCCGTGCGCACGACAAGTATATTATTCTCATTTAAATCACATGCCTGGACACCATTTGCATGTAAATATTCCACCGCTTCACTCAGAGAGCTTATAAAATGCTCTAAATCATCCCTGGTAATAGGAGGGTTTGCTTTTTCCTGTCCCTTAGGAGTCATTCGGGCAACGAGGCTTTCGCCTTGCTGGACCTGATCCATCCAGTATCCTGCCCTTTCGCCGTTTTCGTATACCACCCCTCGAGGCAAAACAAGGCAGCGATGCGATAACCCCTGCAGAGCAGCTATTTTACCCTCAATATCCTCATCAAAGCGAGTTTGGCGGACATTATGCCCATTGCCGTCATCTTCCTTATATAATTTTATAGCTTTGCCATCCCGGAAGAATACATCCGCTTCCAGTCCACTCGCGTCCGGTGTATCCATATTAACTTGATACTGGGACTGCGTGCCAACACCACTGCCTGTTAATTCTAATACCGCCATCCTGGTCCCTTTTACCCAGTACTTTTATCCCACTCTTTATATGGATATCATAAAACTATTACAGTTTAATGACATAACCGGACAATAATGATGACATTCGTGTTAAAAACCGTATTTGCACATTGTCATATAATATTCATATAAAACCCTTCCTGTCCCATGGTATAGTAAAGGCGATTACTTGTGTTCGCGCATAGATAGACTGAGACTCTCGAGTTGCATGTTGATTCTGCGGACCCTGTTATCGGTGAGTGTGTTACCTGACGCTCATCGCACCACCCGCAGAATCTCGCACAGCAATGCGCGAGCGAAGCTTTACCCGCGGTCCGATACCGCACCTGCGACTCACGACGACGAGCCGCATTCCATGTCAGAGCGCATCTAAGCGCCATCCCCCAGGGAGTAGCACATGTTCGGCAGCGAAAGCGTGTTCATGACGGGCTCGTACCTTCAGGACACCCTCAGCACCTCTGACCTCGGCGGCGTGTTCTCCGGCTTCCCGGCGCACTACACCATCGAGAGCGGTCAGATCACGGTCCTCTCCGGCAACCCGGCGTCCCAGTTCATCGAGAACGCCGACACCGACGGCATGGGGTCCACGATCTTCGGGCTCGACGTCAACATCGACGCCTCCGGCAGCATGCGCAGCTCGATCCGGCAGCTCATCGCGCTGGCCCACGCGCTCGTGCAGAAGATCGCCAACTCGCCGTACGCCGACGCCACGATCGTCCGGTTCAACCTGTTCAACGGGACCGGCATCCACAGCTCGGAGTACGTCCTGGCGAGCGAGATGAACCTCATCGTCGACACCCTGGACAAGCTCGTCACCGACGGCGGCGAGTCCATCGGGACGCTCGACGAGGTCGCCCAGATCGAGGAGATCATCCGCTCGGGCAAGATCCCCGTGGTGGGGTGCACCCCCACCAGCTTCATGCTGATGAAGACCCGGGGTGACGCCAGGGACATGGCCGCGTGCGCGCGCCAGATCCTGGGCCGTCACTTCGTCCACATCAGCGCGACGCTCACGGACGGCGGCGAGATGGGCAGCCCCCGGTTCACCGCCGAGGACGTGCGGGAGGACTTCGCCGAGGAGATCCAGCTCGGCGGCGACCTGCCGTTCAAGCTGATCGAGCGCAGCCACGGCCTGCTCGTCTACGTGGGCCGCACCGACGTCAGCGTCTGCCGGAAGTACGCCAAGGCCGCCGGGTTCGAGTTCGCCAGCTCGCTGGAGATCGACCCGGAGGGCATCGCCGACCTCATCGCGAACTTCGCGCTGACCAAGTCGGCCTACGCGGCGGCGAACCCGCCGGTGGCGAACTGACGCAAGTCCGGCCACGGTGTGGGGCGCGACGAGACGACCGAACGAACGGTCTCTCGCGCCCCACCCCGCGGCAACTACAAGTACGCGGGGGCGGAAGCATGCAACACGGCATCCGCCCCCCTTCGTCGTTTAAGGAGAGCAAGTGAAACGACACGGAATGGTCATGCGGGCAACCGCGAAGACCACCGCATGCGAAGACACGGGGTTTGGGATTAAAACCAACACCGGCGCCTTCGCGGGTGTGTTCGACGGCAGCAGCCTGTCCAATGTCTCACGCAAGCAGTTTCCGCTGTT includes:
- a CDS encoding peptidylprolyl isomerase encodes the protein MRRILILFTTIIAGFLVAKTASAADLENTLYMDLKSGRVVIQMRPDLAPKTVARIKELTRQKFYDGIKFHRVIEGFMVQGGDPTGTGFSGSGKKLKAEFTNTPAVRGVVAMARANDPDSADSQFFIVTKDSRFLDNQYTVWGQVTSGMEFVDKIKKGDPARNGEVSDPDTIVKMRLASDEKAGLDF